The Megalobrama amblycephala isolate DHTTF-2021 linkage group LG7, ASM1881202v1, whole genome shotgun sequence genome window below encodes:
- the LOC125271116 gene encoding zinc finger protein 883-like isoform X1: MSPKRCVFGCKGKITLFSFPKDPALREQWMQFVFPGQQRSCGSLFVCSRHFSDECFTNKAQFDAGFADRLRLKDGAVPSIKHPGHGSEPQDVSKTASNMLSMKAQMDVICCKSVGTDLSMLDIEDFISEICQLKKEVASLEAKLRERGDKPNREDSFWSVRNQRSRDTQDSELSLTLLCYTDAQDHGSADQTSDCNGKGNETTAQEQQQSHEEEKDEGNNEDDGNDDKEEDGNDDKEEFTPADDNSGSSSDGDEETTSKDQLKVKSFSCSTCGKTFRIQGHLARHERNHMEERDLTCMICDISFPTLEEKRCHTKEHNVKKEFRCEQCGKVFFITLYNMKAHIRRHTKTFHCGGCNKYFSTKHHLVVHKRTHTGERPYKCPHCEKRFTYLVSLKAHSRVHTDERPYQCSECGKTFSNSTSLKSHQKMHSEKQYQCSYCEKRFRHKSYLIYHERIHTGEKPYLCSYCGKSFAKPGEFGYHQRVHTGERPYHCSDCGKRFSVLSALKKHQRIHTGEKPYRCSICGERFAYLGRFRTHQKKHAEEQTAPESS; encoded by the exons ATGTCACCAAAGAGGTGTGTTTTTGGATGTAAGGGAAAGATTACCTTGTTCAGCTTCCCAAAGGACCCAGCGTTAAGGGAGCAGTGGATGCAGTTTGTTTTCCCGGGGCAGCAGCGGAGTTGTggaagtttgtttgtttgttcccggcATTTCAGTGACGAATGTTTTACGAACAAGGCTCAGTTCGACGCTGGATTTGCTGATCGTTTAAGACTAAAAGATGGAGCGGTCCCATCGATAAAACATCCCGGTCATGGGTCGGAACCGCAGGAcgtgagtaaaactgcatcaaat atgTTGAGCATGAAAGCGCAGATGGATGTGATCTGCTGTAAATCAGTAGGAACTGATCTGTCCATGCTGGATATTGAGGATTTCATCAGTGAAATCTGTCAGCTGAAGAAAGAGGTGGCGTCACTGGAGGCAAAGCTGAGAGAAAGAGGAGACAAACCCAACAGAGAG GATTCATTCTGGAGCGTCAGAAATCAGAGATCCAGAGACACACAGGACTCAGAGCTCAGCCTCACTTTACTGTGTTATACTGACGCTCAGGATCATGGATCCGCTGATCAAACCTCTGACTGTAACGGCAAAGGAAACGAAACCACAGCGCAGGAACAACAACAGAGCCATGAGGAGGAGAAGGATGAAGGAAATAATGAGGATGATGGGAATGATGACAAGGAGGAAGATGGGAATGATGACAAGGAGGAGTTTACTCCTGCAG ATGATAACAGTGGTTCATCTTCTGATGGAGATGAAGAAACAACATCAAAAGATCAGCTGAAGGTCAAGAGTTTTTCCTGCTCCACCTGTGGGAAAACATTCAGAATACAAGGACATTTAGCGAGACATGAGAGAAACCACATGGAAGAGAGAGATTTAACCTGCATGATTTGCGACATCAGCTTTCCTACCttagaagagaagagatgtcatacAAAAGAGCACAACGTTAAGAAGGAGTTTCGCTGCGAACAGTGCGGGAAGGTGTTTTTCATCACTCTTTATAATATGAAAGCTCACATAAGGAGACACACAAAGACTTTCCACTGTGGCGGGTGCAACAAGTATTTCAGTACCAAACATCACCTTGTTGTTCACAAGCGAACACACACGGGCGAAAGGCCGTACAAGTGCCCTCACTGCGAGAAGAGATTCACATACTTGGTCTCTCTGAAGGCCCATTCACGTGTTCACACCGACGAGAGGCCGTACCAGTGCAGCGAATGTGGGAAAACCTTTTCAAACTCAACTTCTCTGAAGTCACACCAAAAAATGCACTCTGAAAAACAGTATCAGTGTTCGTACTGTGAGAAACGATTCCGTCACAAATCTTATTTGATTTATCATgagaggattcacactggagagaaaccgtacCTGTGCTCCTACTGCGGGAAGAGCTTTGCTAAGCCGGGTGAATTTGGATATCATcagagagttcacactggagaaagacCGTATCACTGCAGTGATTGTGGGAAGAGATTCAGTGTACTTAGTGCCTTAAAAAAGCACCAGAGgattcatacaggagagaaaccTTACCGCTGCTCCATCTGTGGCGAGAGATTCGCTTATTTAGGTAGATTTCGGACCCACCAGAAGAAACACGCTGAAGAACAAACTGCTCCAGAATCATCTTAG
- the LOC125271180 gene encoding microfibril-associated glycoprotein 4-like yields MKVLLVALLPVVLGIDCKLMPFDCSDIYNSGQTVSGFYTIYPAGDIPVWVYCDMISDGKNEDKGGWTMIQRRMDGSVNFYRPWNQYKRGFGNVESEYWLGLENMFQLTRNRKYMLRVDLEDFDGR; encoded by the exons ATGAAGGTGTTATTGGTGGCTCTTCTCCCTGTTGTATTGGGCATTGACTGCAAATTAATGCCATTCGACTGTTCTGACATCTATAACTCAGGACAAACAGTCAGTGGGTTTTATACCATCTATCCAGCAGGTGACATTCCTGTCTGGGTTTACTGTGACATGATCTCAGATGGGAAAAATGAAGATAAAGGAGGATGGACG ATGATTCAGAGGAGAATGGACGGCAGTGTGAATTTCTATCGGCCGTGGAATCAGTACAAGAGAGGATTTGGGAATGTGGAGAGCGAATACTGGCTGG ggCTGGAGAACATGTTCCAGCTGACACGTAACAGGAAGTACATGCTGAGAGTCGATCTGGAGGACTTTGATGGAAG GTGA
- the LOC125271530 gene encoding uncharacterized protein LOC125271530, with protein sequence MMMQTLNELAHLRDSRFGQPWPRHGLKLLYWFANDCFSFSNDNVMISECDLADGDFGFHLFENRYDENGDKLLPDIDFPYYVVGNLNSPGAEELPEYISDKYNYEYNSNTDRIIVSLYDEEWFHRVYVTQHRNRSNDYNPNATYRISRGLLMIIRRMCLEHFLEEMDYCTSILPVINYRPQTTNTFSLDFTAVTPSSSDSDDSESPAAIQLDDNKMTGYCTAIQPILPTAVTSYRPQTTHTDFTAVSQPSSGPAHHEPLASPRNYTKIQIDNDKNTGYYPYIPTPAINYSPQTTNTVSPDFTAVTPSSSDSDDTESSATKNNDTIIHICDDTPTLNPSEKLHKKKGLCRRFCTIL encoded by the coding sequence ATGATGATGCAAACGTTAAATGAACTGGCCCACCTGAGAGACTCTAGGTTCGGTCAACCCTGGCCCAGACATGGACTCAAACTCCTCTACTGGTTCGCCAATGACTGTTTTTCTTTTAGCAATGACAATGTCAtgatctctgaatgtgacctagCCGACGGAGACTTTGGTTTTCACCTTTTTGAGAACAGATATGACGAAAATGGGGATAAACTTCTTCCAGACATAGACTTCCCTTACTATGTGGTTGGCAATCTAAATTCACCAGGAGCTGAAGAACTTCCTGAATACATCTCAGATAAATATAATTACGAGTACAACAGCAACACAGACCGGATTATTGTCAGTCTCTACGATGAGGAGTGGTTTCATAGAGTTTATGTGACTCAACACCGCAACCGATCAAACGACTACAATCCAAACGCCACTTACCGGATCTCCAGAGGCCTTCTCATGATCATCAGGAGGATGTGTTTAGAGCACTTTCTGGAGGAGATGGATTATTGTACATCCATTCTGCCTGTCATCAATTACAGACCTCAAACTACAAACACATTCAGTCTAGATTTCACTGCGGTCACTCCATCATCCAGTGATTCAGATGACAGCGAGTCTCCTGCAGCAATCCAGTTAGATGACAACAAGATGACAGGTTACTGCACAGCCATACAGCCTATATTACCAACGGCGGTCACCAGTTACAGACCTCAAACTACACACACAGATTTCACTGCGGTCAGTCAGCCATCCAGTGGTCCAGCGCACCATGAGCCTCTTGCATCACCGAGAAATTACACCAAAATCCAGATAGATAATGACAAGAATACAGGTTATTATCCATACATCCCGACGCCTGCCATCAATTACAGTCCTCAAACTACAAACACTGTCAGTCCAGATTTCACTGCGGTCACTCCATCATCCAGTGATTCAGATGACACTGAGTCTTCTGCAACAAAAAACAATGACACCATAATCCACATATGTGATGACACACCTACACTAAACCCCTCAGAGAAATTACACAAGAAGAAGGGATTATGCAGAAGATTCTGCACCATACTTTAA
- the LOC125271116 gene encoding zinc finger protein 883-like isoform X2, whose protein sequence is MSPKRCVFGCKGKITLFSFPKDPALREQWMQFVFPGQQRSCGSLFVCSRHFSDECFTNKAQFDAGFADRLRLKDGAVPSIKHPGHGSEPQDMLSMKAQMDVICCKSVGTDLSMLDIEDFISEICQLKKEVASLEAKLRERGDKPNREDSFWSVRNQRSRDTQDSELSLTLLCYTDAQDHGSADQTSDCNGKGNETTAQEQQQSHEEEKDEGNNEDDGNDDKEEDGNDDKEEFTPADDNSGSSSDGDEETTSKDQLKVKSFSCSTCGKTFRIQGHLARHERNHMEERDLTCMICDISFPTLEEKRCHTKEHNVKKEFRCEQCGKVFFITLYNMKAHIRRHTKTFHCGGCNKYFSTKHHLVVHKRTHTGERPYKCPHCEKRFTYLVSLKAHSRVHTDERPYQCSECGKTFSNSTSLKSHQKMHSEKQYQCSYCEKRFRHKSYLIYHERIHTGEKPYLCSYCGKSFAKPGEFGYHQRVHTGERPYHCSDCGKRFSVLSALKKHQRIHTGEKPYRCSICGERFAYLGRFRTHQKKHAEEQTAPESS, encoded by the exons ATGTCACCAAAGAGGTGTGTTTTTGGATGTAAGGGAAAGATTACCTTGTTCAGCTTCCCAAAGGACCCAGCGTTAAGGGAGCAGTGGATGCAGTTTGTTTTCCCGGGGCAGCAGCGGAGTTGTggaagtttgtttgtttgttcccggcATTTCAGTGACGAATGTTTTACGAACAAGGCTCAGTTCGACGCTGGATTTGCTGATCGTTTAAGACTAAAAGATGGAGCGGTCCCATCGATAAAACATCCCGGTCATGGGTCGGAACCGCAGGAc atgTTGAGCATGAAAGCGCAGATGGATGTGATCTGCTGTAAATCAGTAGGAACTGATCTGTCCATGCTGGATATTGAGGATTTCATCAGTGAAATCTGTCAGCTGAAGAAAGAGGTGGCGTCACTGGAGGCAAAGCTGAGAGAAAGAGGAGACAAACCCAACAGAGAG GATTCATTCTGGAGCGTCAGAAATCAGAGATCCAGAGACACACAGGACTCAGAGCTCAGCCTCACTTTACTGTGTTATACTGACGCTCAGGATCATGGATCCGCTGATCAAACCTCTGACTGTAACGGCAAAGGAAACGAAACCACAGCGCAGGAACAACAACAGAGCCATGAGGAGGAGAAGGATGAAGGAAATAATGAGGATGATGGGAATGATGACAAGGAGGAAGATGGGAATGATGACAAGGAGGAGTTTACTCCTGCAG ATGATAACAGTGGTTCATCTTCTGATGGAGATGAAGAAACAACATCAAAAGATCAGCTGAAGGTCAAGAGTTTTTCCTGCTCCACCTGTGGGAAAACATTCAGAATACAAGGACATTTAGCGAGACATGAGAGAAACCACATGGAAGAGAGAGATTTAACCTGCATGATTTGCGACATCAGCTTTCCTACCttagaagagaagagatgtcatacAAAAGAGCACAACGTTAAGAAGGAGTTTCGCTGCGAACAGTGCGGGAAGGTGTTTTTCATCACTCTTTATAATATGAAAGCTCACATAAGGAGACACACAAAGACTTTCCACTGTGGCGGGTGCAACAAGTATTTCAGTACCAAACATCACCTTGTTGTTCACAAGCGAACACACACGGGCGAAAGGCCGTACAAGTGCCCTCACTGCGAGAAGAGATTCACATACTTGGTCTCTCTGAAGGCCCATTCACGTGTTCACACCGACGAGAGGCCGTACCAGTGCAGCGAATGTGGGAAAACCTTTTCAAACTCAACTTCTCTGAAGTCACACCAAAAAATGCACTCTGAAAAACAGTATCAGTGTTCGTACTGTGAGAAACGATTCCGTCACAAATCTTATTTGATTTATCATgagaggattcacactggagagaaaccgtacCTGTGCTCCTACTGCGGGAAGAGCTTTGCTAAGCCGGGTGAATTTGGATATCATcagagagttcacactggagaaagacCGTATCACTGCAGTGATTGTGGGAAGAGATTCAGTGTACTTAGTGCCTTAAAAAAGCACCAGAGgattcatacaggagagaaaccTTACCGCTGCTCCATCTGTGGCGAGAGATTCGCTTATTTAGGTAGATTTCGGACCCACCAGAAGAAACACGCTGAAGAACAAACTGCTCCAGAATCATCTTAG
- the LOC125271130 gene encoding zinc finger protein 501-like → MLSMKAQMDVICCKSVGTDLSMLDIEDFISEICQLKKEVASLEAKLRERGDKPNREDLEKVSVCVTDGTEAQDSVWRSRDTQDSELSLTLLCYTDAQDHGSADQTSDCNAGEQQMLQTPLKMCSVKLVDCRNLIESRGEETTAEEQQQRHEEEEDEEFIPADDNSVSSSDEETVSTSKDQLKVKRFSCSTCGKTLSSQRNLVSHERKHTEQKDFTCKICDISFPTLEERRRHSKEHNVKKEFHCEQCGKDFFTTPSNMRVHMKSHTGEKPFHCSECDKNYTTKGSLDAHKRTHTGERPYKCPHCERRFMYASNLKKHVRVHTNERPYQCSECGKTFMQLFALKSHQKIHSVEKQYQCSYCDKRFCQKSNLICHERIHTGEKPFLCSYCGKSFSDQGQFGAHQRIHTGERPYHCSVCGKSFSKYDTLKKHKRIHTGERPFKCSQCDKTFARLDVLKTHKRVHTGEKPYRCSICGERFTYLGGFQAHQKKHAKEQTAPESS, encoded by the exons atgTTGAGCATGAAAGCGCAGATGGACGTGATCTGCTGTAAATCAGTAGGAACTGATCTGTCCATGCTGGATATTGAGGATTTCATCAGTGAAATCTGTCAGCTGAAGAAAGAGGTGGCGTCACTGGAGGCAAAGCTGAGAGAAAGAGGAGACAAACCCAACAGAGAG GATCTGGAGAAGGTTTCAGTGTGTGTGACTGACGGGACAGAAGCTCAGGATTCAGTCTGGAGATCCAGAGACACACAGGACTCAGAGCTCAGCCTCACTTTACTGTGTTATACTGACGCTCAGGATCATGGATCCGCTGATCAAACCTCTGACTGTAACGCTGGAGAACAGCAGATGCTGCAGACGCCGCTGAAGATGTGCTCCGTCAAACTGGTGGACTGCAGGAACCTGATAGAGAGCAGAGGAGAAGAAACCACAGCAGAGGAACAACAACAGAGAcacgaggaggaggaggatgaagaGTTTATTCCTGCAG ATGACAACAGTGTTTCATCTTCTGATGAAGAAACGGTTTCAACATCAAAAGATCAGCTTAAGGTCAAGAGATTTTCCTGCTCCACCTGTGGGAAAACATTGAGTTCACAGCGTAATTTAGTGAGTCATGAGAGAAAACACACAGAACAGAAAGATTTCACCTGCAAGATATGCGACATCAGCTTTCCTACCTTAGAAGAGAGGAGACGTCATTCAAAAGAGCACAACGTGAAGAAGGAGTTTCACTGCGAACAGTGCGGGAAGGATTTCTTCACCACTCCTTCTAATATGAGAGTTCACATGAAGTCACACACTGGCGAAAAGCCTTTCCACTGCAGCGAATGTGACAAGAATTATACCACCAAAGGGAGTCTTGATGCTCACAAGCGAACTCACACGGGTGAAAGGCCGTACAAGTGCCCTCACTGCGAGAGAAGATTCATGTATGCATCCAATCTGAAGAAACATGTGCGTGTTCACACCAATGAGAGGCCGTACCAGTGCAGTGAATGTGGGAAAACCTTTATGCAGTTATTTGCTCTAAAGTCACACCAGAAAATACACTCTGTGGAGAAACAGTATCAGTGTTCATACTGTGATAAACGATTCTGTCAAAAATCTAATTTGATTTGTCATgagaggattcacactggagagaaaccgttcCTGTGCTCCTACTGCGGGAAGAGCTTTTCCGATCAGGGTCAATTCGGTGCCCATcagaggattcacactggagaaagacCGTATCACTGCAGCGtttgtgggaagagtttcagtaAATATGATACCTTAAAAAAGCACAAGAGGATTCATACAGGAGAAAGACCGTTCAAGTGTTCTCAGTGTGACAAGACTTTTGCTCGATTAGATGTGCTGAAGACTCATAAGcgagttcatacaggagagaaaccTTACCGCTGCTCCATCTGCGGCGAGAGATTCACTTATTTAGGGGGTTTTCAGGCCCATCAGAAGAAACACGCCAAAGAACAAACTGCTCCAGAATCATCATAG
- the LOC125271082 gene encoding NACHT, LRR and PYD domains-containing protein 12-like codes for MASVKELLVNSLKELVKDDLKEFQWYLKNHEYVSTSEMENTDVLDTVDKMVASFGPEEALKITVNILRKMNQNLLAEQLEKKHKEVQAESNMNASATVGAASKQIWGSMAEDSKADHHYRMISLRLKNKLQEDYKRILVGNSQTGHRQYLNDIYTDLYVVENETGGIVSDHEVRRIELNNSQFTAKDSAIQCNDIFKDYMGRQNKKVLTMGISGVGKTVSVNKFILDWAEGNENQNILFIFPLPFRKLNMITKNCSLMDLLHECFFSGPEELPSLPKGDCKVMFIFDGLDECRFPLKFDESDGLTDVHEKTTVSKIVTNLVKGHLVSSALIWITSRPAAAGLIPRDYIDQVTEVRGFNDEQKEQYFIKNSPGVSENIICHIRKSRSLYIMCHIPVFCWISLTVLQPLLIQESNDKVPTTLTGMYTNFLLSQEQKMKKYCDDLELNPKAKSFEQIILKLGKLAFKQLQKGNLIFYKEDLQECGLDVSEGSVFSGLCTQIFQKDKAVSMRSVYSFIHLSIQEFLAALYVFFKYKCSRSTFVFLQSWTEKLKWGIFKKSLFDLHKVVINKALQSNNGHLDLFLRFLLGLSVESNQSDLKELLPALDLKTENVKDTADYIKKKIEKEKSVERTINLFHCLNELNDDFMEDIQNNLNSGNLSAQNLSSAQWSALVFLLLMSEETKEMFELQKYRRSDEALMRLLPVIKNTRRALLQSCNLTGQCCESLSSILLSSNSVMRELDLSNNDLQDSAVKLLSHGLKSPNCQLQILRLPCCNLTDQCCESLSSALQSSDCVLRELDLSNNDLQDLGVKLLSDGLKSPNCQLQLLRLSGCMVTEEGCGYVSSALSLNPLHLRELDLSYNLPGDSGVKLLNDKIKDPNCSLQILNVDHGGELRMRAGLQKYACDLTLDPNTSHSRLILSDENRKVTYVYGHQPYPDHLERFKICEQVLCGESLTGRCYWEAEWSGYNADISVTYKGVNEKGRSVWGFGSNDKSWTLICSDYKFSVWHIKKLTSIPAPPPFSNRVGVYLDVLAGTLSFYSVSDTHTLTHLYTFNTTFTEPLYAGFRVYLNSSVYLCQIKTRCTSIKN; via the exons ATGGCATCTGTTAAAGAGCTACTTGTGAACTCACTGAAGGAACTGGTGAAAGATGATCTGAAAGAGTTTCAGTGGTACTTGAAGAATCATGAGTATGTTTCAACCTCTGAGATGGAGAACACGGATGTCTTAGACACAGTGGATAAGATGGTGGCAAGTTTTGGACCAGAAGAAGCTTTGAAGATCACAGTGAACATCCTGAGGAAGATGAACCAGAACCTTCTGGCTGAACAGTTAGAGAAGAAACACAAAGAAG TTCAGGCTGAGAGCAATATGAATGCTTCTGCCACTGTTGGAGCTGCTTCAAAACAGATCTGGG GTTCAATGGCAGAAGACAGTAAGGCTGATCATCATTACAGAATGATCAGCCTCAGACTGAAGAACAAATTACAAGAAGACTACAAGCGGATATTGGTTGGTAATTCCCAGACAGGTCATCGGCAGTACCTGAATGATATTTACACTGATCTATATGTGGTGGAGAATGAGACTGGAGGAATAGTGAGTGACCATGAGGTGAGACGGATTGAACTAAATAACAGCCAATTTACTGCGAAGGATTCAGCGATCCAGTGCAATGACATATTCAAAGACTATATGGGTcgacaaaacaaaaaagtgctGACGATGGGAATCTCAGGGGTGGGAAAAACGGTCTCTGTCAATAAATTCATTCTTGACTGGGCTGAAGGAAATGAAAATCAGAATATACTCTTCATATTTCCTCTCCCATTCCGTAAACTGAATATGATTACAAAGAACTGCAGTCTCATGGATCTGCTTCATGAATGCTTCTTTAGTGGTCCAGAAGAACTGCCCTCTCTTCCTAAAGGTGACTGTAAGgtcatgttcatctttgatgggcTGGATGAATGTCGCTTCCCATTGAAATTTGATGAGAGTGATGGATTAACAGATGTACATGAAAAAACAACAGTGAGTAAGATAGTTACAAACCTGGTCAAGGGTCATCTGgtttcctctgctctcatctggatcacatcCAGACCTGCAGCAGCCGGTCTCATACCCCGAGATTACATTGATCAGGTGACAGAGGTGCGAGGATTCAATGATGAGCAAAAAGAACAGTACTTCATCAAAAACAGTCCTGGGGTTTCTGAAAACATTATCTGTCACATCAGGAAATCCAGGAGCCTgtacatcatgtgccacatccctgtcttctgctggatctctcTTACTGTTCTTCAGCCTCTACTGATTCAAGAGAGCAATGACAAAGTACCAACAACTCTCACAGGGATGTACACAAACTTCTTACTTTCTCAGGAGCAAAAGATGAAAAAATACTGCGATGATCTTGAACTTAATCCCAAAGCCAAGTCTTTTGAGCAGATTATTCTGAAACTTGGGAAATTGGCATTTAAACAGCTACAGAAAGGTAATCTGATTTTCTACAAAGAAGATCTGCAGGAGTGTGGACTGGATGTCAGTGAAGGGTCAGTGTTTTCTGGGTTATGCACTCAGATCTTTCAGAAGGACAAGGCTGTTTCAATGAGAAGTGTTTACAGCTTCATACATCTAAGTATCCAGGAGTTCCTTGCTGCTCTCTATGTGTTTTTCAAATACAAATGTTCTAGAAGTACATTTGTATTTCTTCAATCCTGGACAGAAAAACTGAAATGGGGTATCTtcaaaaagtcattatttgacTTGCATAAGGTTGTGATCAACAAGGCTTTGCAGAGCAATAATGGGCATCTGGACCTTTTCCTCCGGTTCCTCTTGGGTCTATCAGtggagtccaatcagagtgACCTGAAGGAACTGCTGCCAGCACTGGATCTGAAAACAGAGAATGTCAAAGATACTGCTGATTATATCAAAAAGAAAATAGAGAAGGAGAAATCAGTAGAGAGAACCATCAACCTCTTccactgtctgaatgaactgaACGATGACTTTATGGAGGACATCCAGAATAATCTGAACTCAGGAAATCTTTCAGCACAGAATCTTTCCTCTGCTCAATGGTCAGCTCTGGTGTTTCTACTGCTGATGTCAGAAGAGACTAAAGAGATGTTTGAACTGCAGAAATACAGAAGATCCGACGAAGCACTGATGAGACTGCTACCAGTGATCAAAAACACAAGGAGAGCACT TTTACAGTCCTGTAATCTCACTGGTCAGTGTTGTGAGAGTTTGTCATCTATTCTACTTTCCTCAAACTCTGTcatgagagagctggatctgagtaacaatgacctgcaggattcaGCAGTGAAGCTGCTCTCTCATGGTCTGAAGAGCCCAAACTGTCAACTGCAGATACTGAG attacCATGTTGCAATCTTACTGATCAGTGCTGTGAGAGTTTGTCATCAGCTCTACAATCCTCAGACTgtgtcctgagagagctggatctgagtaacaatgacctgcaggatttgggagtgaagctgctctctgatggactgaagagccCGAACTGTCAGCTACAGTTGCTGAG gctgtctggctgtatggtgacagaggaaggctgtggttatgtgtcttcagctctgagttTAAACCCCttacacctgagagagctggatctgagctacaatcTCCCAGGAGATTCAGGAGTCAAGCTgctgaatgacaaaataaaggATCCAAACTGCTCACTGCAGATACTCAA CGTGGATCATGGAGGAGAGCTCAGGATGAGAGCAGGATTACAAAAGT ATGCCTGTGATCTcacactggatccaaacacatCACACTCTCGTCTCATTCTGTCTGATGAGAACAGGAAGGTCACATATGTGTATGGGCAtcagccgtatcctgatcatctaGAGAGATTTAAGATCTGTGAACAGGTTCTGTGTGGAGAGAGTTtgactggacgctgttactgggaggctgAATGGAGCGGATATAATGCAGATATATCAGTGACATATAAAGGAGTCAACGAGAAAGGAAGAAGTGTCTGGGGGTTTGGATCCAATGACAAATCCTGGACTCTGATCTGCTCTGATTACAAATTCTCTGTCTGGCACATTAAAAAGCTAACTAGCATACCAGCCCCTCCACCCTTTTCTAACAGAGTAGGTGTCTATCTGGACGTGTTGGCTggcactctgtccttctacagtgtctctgacacacacacactcacacacttataCACATTCAACACCACATTCACTGAACCTCTCTATGCTGGATTTAGGGTTTATTTGAACTCTTCAGTGTATCTGTGTCAGATTAAAACTAGATGCACATCCATCAAAAACTGA